A section of the Bacteroidota bacterium genome encodes:
- a CDS encoding T9SS type A sorting domain-containing protein translates to MRKIFTTLGFIYVSIGYSQKQKVAVISNCKRVDSATIHQQKITLRCGKTNIGTDPLLVIDGIPYEYGSFKKINPDDIESIEILKDAAASAIYGYRASNGVIIITTKSSKLRKFIIKDFLGGKIVPGATVKFKSQKDRNDSLVIAANDSGYVLTNKLKPGIDYDIEVSSIGYKAYQSYFKNPSSYNMQTIFLEKNINKLEELIVVSTDGGRCIKCGCRCSVIRCYYSIIDTVKQKPSFKIYPNPVNSGASINLELPANLSVNFIVRIFSLSGATVFQQKFSSVKTNTINLLLNSRLSASEYIVQLVSENGKPAGQQKIIIQ, encoded by the coding sequence ATGAGAAAGATTTTTACAACACTTGGATTTATATATGTATCGATAGGTTACTCTCAAAAGCAAAAAGTTGCTGTGATATCCAATTGCAAACGGGTTGACTCAGCAACAATACATCAGCAAAAAATTACCTTAAGATGCGGTAAAACAAACATTGGGACAGACCCATTACTGGTTATTGATGGCATTCCTTATGAATATGGCAGTTTCAAAAAAATAAACCCTGATGATATTGAATCAATTGAAATTTTAAAAGATGCCGCCGCCTCGGCCATTTATGGATACCGTGCATCAAATGGAGTAATCATTATCACCACTAAATCATCTAAACTCAGAAAATTCATCATCAAAGATTTTCTGGGAGGAAAAATAGTGCCTGGTGCTACTGTAAAATTCAAATCACAAAAAGATAGAAATGATTCGCTGGTGATTGCAGCAAATGACAGCGGGTATGTTTTAACTAACAAATTAAAACCGGGAATTGATTATGATATAGAAGTAAGTTCTATTGGTTATAAAGCTTATCAATCTTATTTCAAAAATCCATCATCGTATAATATGCAAACAATCTTTCTCGAAAAAAATATCAACAAGCTGGAGGAGCTTATTGTCGTTTCAACTGATGGAGGCCGATGTATAAAATGTGGATGCCGTTGCAGTGTAATTCGCTGTTACTACTCTATTATAGACACTGTAAAACAAAAGCCATCATTCAAAATATATCCAAACCCCGTTAATAGTGGTGCATCCATAAATCTTGAACTGCCGGCCAATCTTTCAGTCAATTTTATTGTCCGGATCTTTTCTTTATCAGGCGCCACTGTTTTTCAACAAAAATTTTCCAGCGTAAAAACAAATACAATTAATCTTTTATTGAATTCGCGGCTTTCTGCATCTGAGTATATTGTACAACTGGTTAGTGAAAACGGTAAACCAGCAGGGCAACAAAAAATTATCATCCAATAA